The stretch of DNA TAGAAATTGTTTATTATGCGCACCATACTCCTCTAATAAATCATTAAATAAATGTATTGATCTCACTCTTGACCAAAACATTTTTTCATCTCTAACATTAGTGATTGATGGTTTTTCATCACTTTCACGTAATTTATTATAATATCCAAAATAATCTAAAAAAACAACTTTTTTAGCATGAAAAAATGAGTTTAATGAAAAATAACCATCTTCACCAAGTTCTTTATGACATTTAATATCGTTACTTATAACAAATTCTTTATTATATATGGCAGCACACATACCGCCCCTATAATATTTATAATATTCTTTAATATTCTCCCCATTTTCAAAAGTAAATTCCTGTGTTTCACTTAAACATTGATGAGACGTTTTTGAAGTTTTATCGCCTGCTACCCATGTCCAATTAGAATATACAAAATCAGCATTTGTTTCAACAATTTTATTGTAGAATACTTCACAAGCATCTTTTTCATATTCATCATCAGCATCCATAAACATTAAATATTTAGAAGAAGCGTTTTTTATTCCAATGTTCCTAGGAATGCCTGCACCGCCATTATTTTTATCTAAAAAAATTCCTTTAACATTAGGATATCTTTTTTCATAATCGTTTATTACGTCTCTAGTATTGTCAGTAGAACAATCATCAACAACAATTAACTCAATATTTTCAAAACCAATTGTTTGATTAATAACTGAATTGATTGCATCGCTTATACAATCATCACTATTAAACACTGGAATAATCATTGTTAAATAATACATAATACACCTTTTATATCATTATTTATTTTATATTTGTCTTATGAATAATTTATTTTTTTCTATTAGAAAGAATTCTTAAAAATTTAGATTTAAGTTTTTGATAATTTATCAGATTTTTGTTCATAAATTATGTTAAAAACCATACGAAAATCAAAACATGCTCAAAAATAATAGTATAATGATAATGGAATTAATTAAATAACTGTTTCCCTAAAAATCTTTAGATTTAAGAATGACTATGAAACCATTATATAAAATAAAAATAAATATTAAAATTGATACTATTTTTAAAAGAGGATTACATGAGTCAAGTACAAACAATATTCAAAAATATGAGTTGGTTGCTAATTTCACAAATTATTGCAAGTATTTGTGGTTTTATTTGGACAATTTTGATGGCAAGATACTTGGGAGTTAGTAATTATGGTATTTTTGGATTTGCTACTTCATTTACTGGGATTTTAGCAATCACAGTAGATTTAGGAATCAACACTCAGGTTGTCCGACATATCTCGACAGATTATGACTCTGCTCCAAAATATCTTGGAAATGCAATTCCTTTGAAAAGTATTTTTTCAATTGGATGTATGATATTGACATTAGTAATATTAATTTTAATGAAATCTGATGAACTTGTTATAACTGTTACCTTGCTTTTTACAATTGAAATGATTATTAAATCATACATTGGTCTACTAAATGGATCTTTTCAAGCATTTGAAGAAGGAAAATATCAAGGAATTGGAAATACCATAGTAACTCTATTAACATTAATATTTATTTTAATCTCAATATTTGGTGATTTAGGGCTTATTGGAATTGCTATTTCATATATTATTGCAAATTTTGTTGCATTATTATATGAATATTATGTTCTAAATAAACACATTGTAAAACCAAAATTTGAATTAGATAGAACATTTTGTAAAAGTATTACATTAATTTCAATACCATTTGCAATCACAGGTTTATTATACACAATATATTACTCTATAGATGTAGTAATGCTAACAAACATGGTGGGAAGTTATGCTACAGGAATTTACAATGCAACATATAAATTAATCGCAGTTTTGAACTTATTTTACTCAGTTTATATAGCAGTAATTTTCCCAGTTATGAGTAAGTTCTTTAAAAACGATGAATCAATGCTTTTAATAAGCTTTGAAAAATCAATAAAATATTTAATGCTTATAATTATTCCACTCGCTGTTGGAACTGTATTTTACTCAACCGATATTATAAATTTGATTTATGGAAATAAATATGATGCTGCTTCATCCGTTTTATCCATTTTAATTTGGACAGTATGTTTATTATTTATCAGTGGCGCAGCAAACACACTTTTAAATGCATCCCATAAAGAGGTAACAGTAACTAAAATTTATGCAATTGCTGCAGTATTCAATATAGTCTTAAACTTCTTTATGATTCCATATTTATCATATAATGGGGCAGCCATTACTACTGTCTTAAGTGATGTCTTAATCGTTATTATGCAAGCATATGCAATTTATAAACTTGGACACAGACCTAACAAGAAATTATATTCTGATTTAATTAAAATCATTATTGGATCAGGCATTTTAGGAATTGCACTTTACATGTTAAACTTAAATATGTGGGTTGCAATCCCTGTTGGTATAATAATTTATTTTGCAGTTGTTTATCTATTAAGACTCTTTGATGATAGTGATAAATATATAATAAACGAAATTTTAGGAAAAAATTAAAAATAAAAAACATTCACCCCTTATATTACATGGGGGGACAGCAATATCATAAAAAATCCTAAAAATTTTACTGTTTCTTTAATTTTAAACTAGATACATATATAAAATTAAATTATCTAAATTAAATTATAACATTAAGATATATCAAAGAATTGTTTTAACCAATAATACCTGAAGTGATAATTATGAAAATTGCAACAATATTAGGGACACGACCAGAAATAATTAAAATGGCTCCAATCATCGATGAGATTAATAAGAACGGCATTGAACAAATAATTATACATACTGGCCAACATTATGATAAAGAAATGTCAGATAATTTTTTTAGAGATTTGGAAATTCAAACTCCTGATTATAATATCCATGTTGGATCTGGCACTCATGGTAGACAAACTGGGCGTATGATGGAAGGTATTGAAGAAATATTGTTGAAAGAAAAACCAGATATTGTCCTTGTTCAAGGCGATACAAATGCAGTTCTTGCAGGCGCTCTTGTTTGCGGTAAATTACATATTGCAGTAGGTCATGTTGAAGCGGGATTAAGATCATTTGATATGACAATGCCTGAAGAAATTAATAGAAAAGTTGCTGACATCTGCTCAACAATGTATTTTATTCCAACAGAAAATTCTGCAATTAACTTATTATCTGAAGGTTTTTCCAGGAAAAACTTAATCATAACTGGGAATACAGTTGTAGATGCATGTTTTAGACATCTAGAAATTGCTAAAAAGAGAGGATTTGAAGAGGAATCTCTTAAAAACTTAGATATGGAAAATATGGAAAATATTTTAACACTAACAATGCACCGAGCAGAAAATGTAGACTTTAAAGAAAGAGTGGCTGAAATCATTGCAGCTTTAAAAGAATTAACTGATATGAATGTTATTTTTCCAATTCATCCAAGAACAAAAAATATGCTAGAAAAATTTGGGTTATTTGATGATTTGAAAAATTTAGAACATATCCATATTGTAAAACCCATTGGATATCTTGATTTCTTACTTTTAATTTCTAAATCAACATTAATATTAACTGACTCTGGAGGTCTACAAGAAGAAGCAATAACATTAAATGTACCTGCATTAACATTGCGATATAACACTGAAAGACCCGAAACAGTGACTGCTGGAGGAAATATCCTAGTTGGGTCAGATAAAAAAGTAATCTTAGAGAATGCAAATAAAATTTTAAATGACAAAGATTTTGCGGAAAAAATGAAAAATGCCGTGAACCCATATGGTCAAGGAGATGCTGCTAAAAAAACTGTTTTAGCTATTAAAAACTACTATGATGAAGGTGTTTTAAATATTACTGCACCAGAAGAAATAATGACTTCATTTACAAGAAAAATGACTCAAATAAATGAAGATATTACTGTAAATGAATTTGAATTAAATGAAAATGCATTAATCCATATGGTATTTGATGGAGATAAAATGAGATTTCCGCTAGATGAATTAAACTTAAATGGAATGATAATAATTTATGATAAATATGATGATAACTAAGTTATCATAACATTTTTCTAGAAATAACTCAATTAAATGATTGGAAAAATTAATCTAGATAGAAAACTAACAATACAATTTAAACATAGATATCCTTAAATACAATATTAGAGTTATTATTTTCATGAACAAAAAATACCTCATTGCAATTATTGCAATCCTATTAATAGTTTGTGCTGGCGCTTTCGCACTCACAAATTCATCCAGCAATGCTTCAACAAGCATTGATGCAAATGCACTGGAGGACAGAGGAAACCTTGTTGTTGACTCTGAAAGCTTAGATGAAAATAATGGCTTATATCACACAGACAGTGCTGATTTAAATGCCATTCTTGTTAAAAATAGTGGAACATTAAAACTTGCTAATTCTATAATAAACAAAACAGGAGACACTGCATCCACAGGCGATGACGCGGACTTTTACGGAATCAATTCGGCCATTCTGGTCAATACCAACGGTACTTTAGACATTTCAAATGTTGAAATCAATACAAACTCAAAAGGATCCAACGGTATTTTTGTAACCAATGCCAATGCAAGCAGCGGTTCATCACAAGGCGGTGAAGGAGGCCAACCACCTGAAGCAATGGGCAACGGCGCAGAAGGCCAAGGCGGAGACGGCGGACAACCACCTGAAGCAATGGGCAACGGCGCAGAAGGCCAAGGCGGAGACGGCGGACAACCACCTGAAAAACCTGACGGAAACGGCGGAGGCCCTGGTGAAGCTACAGTTGCAGGAAACACACAGGCTACAATTAAGAATGTTAAAATCACAACACATTCCGATAAATCAAGAGGCCTGGATGCAACCTATAACGGAATAATCAATGCGGAAAATGTCATTATCAACACCGACGGCCAAAGCTGTGCCGCTCTTGCAACAGACAGGGGTGAAGGCCAAGTGCATGTCAAAAACTCAGACATAAACACAGGAGTCAGCAAATCAAGCGGAAGGGGTTCACCTTTAATCTACTCAACAGGAAACATTACCCTGGAAAATACCAAAGGTACATCTTATGTATCCCAGATAGCCTGTATTGAAGGTAAAAACTCCATTGAACTCGAAGATTGTGACCTTAAAGGATACGGAGAAGGAAACCGTCAGGATGGAGATGCATACGTTGACTTGGGTGGAGTATTCATCTATCAAAGTATGAGTGGAGATGCTAGTGTTGGAACAAGCCACTTTAAAGCTTCAAACTCCAAATTGACAATCCCTAATGAATCATCAGTTAACAGTGAAGCACCTATGTTTCATGTAACAAACACCGCTTGCGTTATTGATCTGGACAATACCGAATTGAGCTTTGGCAGCGGAGTATTTTTAGAGATAACCGGCCAGAACCAATGGGGAAATGAAGGATCAAATGGCGGTGTGGCTGAAGTCAACACAAACAACGAAAAAATAAGCGGAAACGTTATTGTTGATGCAATAAGCTCCCTTAACTGGACCATGAAAAACACTGAATTTAAAGGTGTCATCAACTCAACCGGAAACACAACAGTAAATGTTGCTGACGGCTCAACCTGGACATTGACCGGCGACAGTGCCGTTTCCAACCTAAAAGTTTCAGGAAACATCGATTATGGTGACCATACCCTAACAGTCAATGGCCAAAAATACGATAAGTCAAACCCTTTTAAAGGATAGGAAAGATTAATTCTTTCCTAATTTTCTATTTTTATGATAATCTAATCAGATTATCCACTTTATCAAAATCACTATCAAAACTAGCAATCTTAAGAATATCTTCTTTTTTCATTATTGCTACATACATTGCATCAAAAAATGAAATCGTAGAATCATATCTTACAAATTCATTCATTGCTTCATCATATAACGAACTATCATCAACTACATAAAAAAAATTTGGAAGATTTCTGTAGATTTCTAAAATATCTTTTGTTTTGAGTTTATTTTTTAATATTGTGACTGTTTCGGCAATGACTAAATTAGATATTACCAGTTTTTCATTCTTTATCTCATCATAGACCTTAACTGCAGATTCATGCCAATCATCATTTGATACAAATAACCCCACAACAAAAGTAGTGTCTAAAAAAATCATTAAAACACTCCCCTTTTAAAGTCTTTTTTTAAATCTACACTATTTATTTTCTCATTTGCCTTGAATTTTCCAACAAAATCGTCCAGGCATGTTTTATTTTGTGGTGTTTTTTTACGATACATTTTATGTTTTCCTGTAATTTTAGGTGAAGATATTTTTCTTTTTTTATAATTAAAAACATTCATAGTATCACCTAACTTTATATTGAACACCTAACCACATAAATGTTTTCATGAAATCAGAATCTGTTATTTTTAAACTCATGTTTCAATTTAACAGAATCAATATCCTCCACTGCAGAATATTTACCAATCATTTCATCCAATGTTAAATCCTTAATAAAATCCAATTCGACTTTTCCATTATCATTTATTCTCCATTCAACCTTATATGATTTGTCCAGATTAAATTCATTTCGGATTTCAAGAGGAATAACAGTTTGAAATTTGTCATAAATCTTTGTTATACTAACCATTGAAACACTTCCTAACTATAATATAATTTCCTAACTTAATAAAAATAGTGATATGATCTGAAAAAATATCATTGAAAATAAAAAAAAGAAAAAAAGTTCAGCAGTCAAATCCTGCTTCATAAACTTCTTTTAGCAGTTCAGGTTGGGATTTTGCATCACCGATTACTGTAAAGACTGCCTTTTCTGTTGGATTTTTGGAAAAGCTGATGAAATCCCTGATTCCGGTCAACGCATTTCCGTTTGAAGAACCTGCAGCGGTTATGATATAATAATCCTTGTTTTCAAGATGGTTGAATATCGGATAGCATCTGTCGAAGAACCTTTTAAGGGTTCCGCACATTGAATAATAGTATATTGGAGTTGCATATACGATTACGTCCGCTTCCATCATCTTGTCGAGGACTTCTGCAAGGCCGTCTTCCTGGAAACACTTCATTTCAGGGGTTTTGCATTTCATGCATGCCTTGCATGCGTGGAATCTGATTTCTTCAAGGTTGTATTTTACAACCGCATTATCCGCATCAAGCGCTCCTCTTACAAACTCATCGCATAATGTATCTGAGTTTCCCCCAATTCTTGGTGATGAACTTAACACAATAACTTTTTTAGACATGTTTAACACTTTCTTTTTAGTATTATTTATTGGTTTTCAATCCATTCTTTTGCTTTTGAAGTGTCACCCCTGAACCTCATTCCTTTTTCAAAATTTAGTTCAGGATATGTGGCTTGCAGATCACTTACGCATTTGTCGATTCCGGATCCTCCTGAAGTGCAGAAGGCCTTGATTGTTTTTCCACTTAAATCTACACTTTCAATGAAGGTATTTATGATTGAAGGTGCAGTATACCACCATACCGGAAAACCGATGACTACTGTGTCATATCCGCTTACGTCACATGATTCGATGATTGGTGGCCTGAATTCCTTGTCGTTCATTTCAATGGTTGACCTGGAATTTTTGTCTGTCCAATCCAGGTCCTGAGGTGTGTAGATTTCTTCCGGAACAATTTCAAATATGTCATATCCGTTTTCATCAGCTATCTTTTCCGCTACTCCTTTTGTAACCCCGCTGGCTGAAAAATATGCGACTAAAACATTACTCATAATATCACCTATTTAAAGGTAGATTTTAATATCATATAATTGTTTATAGTTTCAAACATATCAAAAATTCCAACCAATTTTATAAAAAAAATCAAATTGACAAATAATATAAACGAATTAAAACAAAATATAAAACATTATAAATTAATGAGGGTAATATAAAATGTCAAAACCTGTCGTTGCAATAACAAGGCCGAAGGATAGGGCTCGAAAGGCTTGTGAAATTGTAGAAAAATTGGGAGGAATACCTGTTTTGGCACCAACACTTGATTTGGAGCCTGTAAACAGCGAATCCTTAAAAGAGTTAGTCAAAAGAAAAGATGAACTTGACTGGATTATATTCACATCCCCAACAACCATAGTTTCACTGAACAAGTTCTATCCTGATTTTCTAAAAAGCCTGGATTGCAAATTGGCTGTTATCGGAAACAAAACAGGAAAGCTTGCTGAAAAAAACGGCCTGACCGTTGATTTGATGCCTGAGGATTTCACAGCCGAGGGCCTTATTGAAGAGTTCAAAAAAAGGAAAATCACTAATCAGGTAATCGGAATTCCAAGAACCGCTTCCGCAAGACCTGTCCTTCCGGAAGAACTTGAAAAGCTTGGAAATGAGGTCATCCTGGCTGAAGCATACAAATCCCTGTTCCCGATGGATGATGATGCAGTAAAGGATTTGATTTCCAAAATCGAAAATAAAAAAATCGATGCAATCACATTCACAAGCCCTTTAACTGTTGAAAACTTTTTCGAAATCGTTGACGACAAAGAAAAGATAGCCAAACTGCTTTCAGAAAACCTATTGACAGTCTGCATAGGTCCGATTACTGCAAGAGCTTTGGAAAAATATGACATTGACCACATTTACCCAGATACTTATACTGTTCCGGACATGATGGAACTATTATTTGAAACTTTAAAATCAAAGTAGGTGTTAGATATGATTACCATATGGCCACAATATTTAAACGAGAAGTTATCCTTAAGTGAAGGTCGTAAAATCTCAAAGGCAGATGCCGTGAAAGACCCCACCTTAAATGAAATTGAAAAAGCATTGAAAAGGCTTGGCCTTTCCTATAATATCGACAAAGAACGTGCATACCCTGGAAAATGGTATGAAAAATCAGGAAGAGTGCTTGTCGAATGGGAAGGAACAAAACTGGAATTAATAAGAGAAGTTAGTTCAAAAATTAAGGAAATAAGAAACTGATTAATATGCAAATACCACAATTGATGCACGAACAATACCTCCAGGCAAAAGAGATTATCGAAAACAGTGACGACATCAAGATTTACTCACATATCGACTGTGACGGTATCTGTTCAGGTGCAATACTATCAACCATACTAGACAGACAGAACAAAGAGCATGACATAGAATTCGTGAACCTGGATGTTCTGGACGATATCGAGCTTGACCATGACCTGACAATATTTTCCGATTTGGGTTCAGGTCAAAACATTACCGGAAAAGCCAAAAAAGGCCAGAAGATAATTGTCCTAGACCACCACCCTCCATTAAGGGATCTGGATTACAAGAATGACAAGGATTATACCTACCTGGAAATCAATCCGATGCACCACGGCATTGACGGATCATATTATGTCTGCGGCGGAGGATTATGCTATTTCCTTGCAAAGGAATTCGGATATACTGACTTGAGCTGGATTGGAGTTCTATCCGCAATTGGAGATATGCAGAATACAAAAACCGGACATTTCGAAGGCTTGAATAAAATCATCCAGCAGGATGCAATCGATGGAGGATATCTTGGAGTAATCAAAAGCGACATCAACATTTACGGAAGAAATACCCGACCGTTATTTGTTGCGCTTTCATACTTCAGCGATGTCAGATTGCCTATTACAAACAACACCACAGAAACCATGGCTATTTTAGAAGAGCTGGAAATTGATGAAAAACACAACAGGAAAACCTTGAATGAATTGACAATGGAAGAAAAGGCCAGACTTTACCAACGCCTTGTTGAAATGATTTCAAAAGTTGTTCCCGGAAGGTATGTCAGATACGTTCCCCAACTAATCATCGGCGATTCATATACTTTCCTAAAAGAAGATGAACACAGCTTTTTAAGGGACGGTTCAGAATTTTCGACTGCAATGAATGCGTGCGGAAGAAACCATGAGGAAAAGATTGCAATGGAAGTCCTGAAAGGGGACAGATTCGAGTCCCTTGATGAACTTGAAGCTGTAAGCCTTGACCATAGGCGCAATTTAGCCCAAGCAATTGCCAAAGTGGCTGAAGGCGATGAAACCAACATTGTTGAGATGGACAATCTGCAGTACTTCGACGGTGATGGAATCAAACCTGAAATCGTTGGAACAATAACCGGAATGATTCTGGGCTATTGCGACTGGAAAAAACCTATCATAGGATTTACACAAACCGACAGCGACGGGATTAAGGTTTCGCTTAGATGTTCAAGATTGCTTTCCTATGACGGAATTCATTTCGGAAATATAATCCGTAAAATTGCCGGAGAAGTTGGAGGAACCGGCGGAGGGCACGCAATGGCTTGCGGAGCATACATACCAATTGATAAAAAATCAGATTTCCTTGAACGTTTTAACAATGAATTAGAAGGAAAAATAACAAATTAATATATATAATATAAAGATAAAATATAATAATAATCAATATACATTGAGGAATGAATATGATGAAGGCATTTAAAAAGAGAGGCGCATTAACTCACTTTCAAATTTTGAGTGAAATATCAAAACAAGACCCTCACCTTAAACAAAAAGATTTGGCTAACAAACTAGGAATTACTATTCAAGCAGTATCCGAAAACATCAAAACACTAATCGAGTTGGGTTACATCACTTCAAAGGACGGCAGGTCCCCTTATAAAATCACTCAAGCAGGTATTGATAAAGTTAAAAAAGATGCTATAAGCTTAAGGAAATATTCAGATGCAGTTCTGGAAACAATGAACCATTATAAAACCATCTGGCCCGCAATTGCAAAAGAAGACCTCAAAAAAGATGATGTCGTTGGTCTTTTTATGGAAGATGGTGTATTATACGCTCATAAAAAAGAGGAAAATGCAACAGGTATCGTTTTAGAGGATGCTGAAGCGGAAATGGATGTCTCATTGACCAATCTTACCGGAATTATCGATATGAGCGTTGGCGAAGTTACAGTCATCAATGTTCCAACCATCAAAAACGGCGGATCCAAAGCATGTGATTTGGAACTGATTAAAAATGTCTATGACAAAGGAACCAACAGCGGAGAAAAAATCGATAAGATTGCTGTAGCAGGTACAGTTTCACGTGCTGTAGTCAAAAAATTAGGCTTGCCGATAGATATCGAATACGCAGCGCCACAAGCAACAGCTAATGCGGCCCGTAAAGGATTGAATGTTCTTGCCATTTGCGTCGGTGATATGAGCAAAGCATTTACCCGCGAACTTGAAGCTGAAAAAATCAAATACAACATTATTGATGGTGGAAAATAATTAATTTTCCCTTATCTTTTTTAATAATCCCGCAGCTAATTCTTCAACACTAGAATCATTAGTTGCGCTGTTTTTTATTATTTCAACATAATTGTCCAAATCATCATTCTTTATGGACTTCTTGACTTCCTCAATTATCAGTTTATTTTTAATGTCGTCTATTTGCCTAAGCGTGGGGACTTCCTTTTCAACAATATTTGTCTTGTCTGACTTCTGGATATTCTTAAATCTTGACATTTCGTCTGGAGCAACCAATGTAAACGCATAGCCTGTTTTTCCGGCACGTGCGGTTCTTCCTATCCTGTGGATATAGTCATCAAGGTTTTGTGGAACGTCATAGTTTACAACAAATCCCACATTATCAACATCAAGGCCCCGTGCTGCAACGTCTGTGGCAACCAGAATGTTTATGTTGCCGTTCCTGAACTTGTTCATCACCTTGTCCCTTGTCTTTTGGGTCATGTCCCCATGAAGGGCATCAACGGAATACTCCTCTTTTTTCAGGTGTTTTTTTACAAAATCAACGCTTTTTTTAGTATTGCAGAATATTAATCCCAATTTAATGTCATATGCCTCAATCAATCGGGTCAGGTTTTCAAACTTATCCTTAGCATCACACCTATATGAATATTGGGTGATTTTTGGAATATTCTGCTTTTTATTGGCTATCTTAATGAATTTGGGATTCTTCTGATATTTTTCAGCGATTTTTCTTATCTCTTTGGGTATGGTTGCTGAAAAAAGCAAGGTCTGTCTCTGGCGAGGAGTAGTTTCCAAAATCTCTTCAATATCCTCCCTAAAACCCATTTCAAGCATTTCATCCGCTTCATCCAGAACGACACTTTCAACACCAATCAAATCCAGGTTGCCTCTTTGAATATGGTCGATTACACGGCCGGGGGTTCCAACAACAATGTGAACTCCCTTTTTCAATACTCTTGTTTGCTTTCCGATTGGCTGGCCCCCATACACTGCCAATATCTTAAGTTTTTTAATATTTGCTCCAAGCTTTGTCATTTCATCAGCCACCTGCATGCACAATTCCCTTGTCGGACACAGGATAATGGCTTGGGGAGACTTGTCCGGAATAAAGATCTTTTCAAGCACAGGAACTGCAAAAGCTATTGTTTTACCGGAACCGGTCTGTGCCTGTGCAGTTATATCAATGCCTTTTAAAGCCACAGGTATTGCCTTTTCCTGAATTGGGGTTGCCTTGTCAAATCCCATTTTGTCAATAGCTTTCCTGATATCATCTGAAATGTTCAAATCACTGAAATTCATCATGTTAATATTTAAAAAACTAGATATTTAAAAATTTACATCAGCGTGGATTGGACGGAATCCTGAGGAAAATCATGCAGATAATCGAAAATCTCATTGTGATTGTTTAAAATCCCATTTTCCTCGGTTCTCTTTTGAAAGATTCTCATCAGCTTATCGTTGTTTGGAGACGAAATTGAATAGCTGTCACCATATCTCCGGATATATTCATCCTTCAAGCCTGGAAAACTTTCATCCAGCCTTTCATAAAAGTACTCGCGGTTGCCTTGCCTTAAAGTCATGCCCATTCCAAAACAGATTATTCCATAAACATTGGTCTCTATGCAATAGTCCAAGATCCTGCTGATGTTTTCCTCATCATCATTGATATGTGGAAGAATCGGGGAAAGCCAGACGACAGTTGGAATATCGGCCTCGTCAAACCTTTTTAGAACTTCAACCCTTCTTGATGTCGGACAGACATTGGGCTCCAGAATCCTGCACAGCCCATCATCGGCCGTTGTTATTGTCATCTGTACAACAACTTTCGATTTTTCATTTATTTTTTTAAGCAGGTCCAAATCCCTTAAAATCAAATCGGACTTTGTGATGCATGTAAATCCAAATCCGTATCTATAAATCAGCTCCAGGGATTTTCTTACATACTCCAAATTTTTTTCAAGCGGAACATACGGGTCTGTCATTGAACCTGTTCCTATCATGGATTTTGGGCGTTTTATGAGTTCCTTTTTAAGCAGCTCAAGGGCATTTTCCTTAACTTCAATGTCCTCAAAGCTATGGCCCATATTGTAGATGTCGCTTCTTGAATCGCAGTATATGCAACCAT from Methanobrevibacter sp. YE315 encodes:
- the recJ gene encoding single-stranded-DNA-specific exonuclease RecJ, which translates into the protein MQIPQLMHEQYLQAKEIIENSDDIKIYSHIDCDGICSGAILSTILDRQNKEHDIEFVNLDVLDDIELDHDLTIFSDLGSGQNITGKAKKGQKIIVLDHHPPLRDLDYKNDKDYTYLEINPMHHGIDGSYYVCGGGLCYFLAKEFGYTDLSWIGVLSAIGDMQNTKTGHFEGLNKIIQQDAIDGGYLGVIKSDINIYGRNTRPLFVALSYFSDVRLPITNNTTETMAILEELEIDEKHNRKTLNELTMEEKARLYQRLVEMISKVVPGRYVRYVPQLIIGDSYTFLKEDEHSFLRDGSEFSTAMNACGRNHEEKIAMEVLKGDRFESLDELEAVSLDHRRNLAQAIAKVAEGDETNIVEMDNLQYFDGDGIKPEIVGTITGMILGYCDWKKPIIGFTQTDSDGIKVSLRCSRLLSYDGIHFGNIIRKIAGEVGGTGGGHAMACGAYIPIDKKSDFLERFNNELEGKITN
- a CDS encoding DEAD/DEAH box helicase; amino-acid sequence: MMNFSDLNISDDIRKAIDKMGFDKATPIQEKAIPVALKGIDITAQAQTGSGKTIAFAVPVLEKIFIPDKSPQAIILCPTRELCMQVADEMTKLGANIKKLKILAVYGGQPIGKQTRVLKKGVHIVVGTPGRVIDHIQRGNLDLIGVESVVLDEADEMLEMGFREDIEEILETTPRQRQTLLFSATIPKEIRKIAEKYQKNPKFIKIANKKQNIPKITQYSYRCDAKDKFENLTRLIEAYDIKLGLIFCNTKKSVDFVKKHLKKEEYSVDALHGDMTQKTRDKVMNKFRNGNINILVATDVAARGLDVDNVGFVVNYDVPQNLDDYIHRIGRTARAGKTGYAFTLVAPDEMSRFKNIQKSDKTNIVEKEVPTLRQIDDIKNKLIIEEVKKSIKNDDLDNYVEIIKNSATNDSSVEELAAGLLKKIREN
- a CDS encoding winged helix-turn-helix transcriptional regulator, coding for MKAFKKRGALTHFQILSEISKQDPHLKQKDLANKLGITIQAVSENIKTLIELGYITSKDGRSPYKITQAGIDKVKKDAISLRKYSDAVLETMNHYKTIWPAIAKEDLKKDDVVGLFMEDGVLYAHKKEENATGIVLEDAEAEMDVSLTNLTGIIDMSVGEVTVINVPTIKNGGSKACDLELIKNVYDKGTNSGEKIDKIAVAGTVSRAVVKKLGLPIDIEYAAPQATANAARKGLNVLAICVGDMSKAFTRELEAEKIKYNIIDGGK
- a CDS encoding radical SAM protein, with protein sequence MHYVTSKSLLSAKNGMNLYRGCTHGCIYCDSRSDIYNMGHSFEDIEVKENALELLKKELIKRPKSMIGTGSMTDPYVPLEKNLEYVRKSLELIYRYGFGFTCITKSDLILRDLDLLKKINEKSKVVVQMTITTADDGLCRILEPNVCPTSRRVEVLKRFDEADIPTVVWLSPILPHINDDEENISRILDYCIETNVYGIICFGMGMTLRQGNREYFYERLDESFPGLKDEYIRRYGDSYSISSPNNDKLMRIFQKRTEENGILNNHNEIFDYLHDFPQDSVQSTLM